A section of the Campylobacter porcelli genome encodes:
- a CDS encoding NTP transferase domain-containing protein, with product MQNALILAGGKSSRMGVDKTMLEFRGFASITHFLYDRLKVAFDDIKVATKQSKFNPSLPILLDGFDEFAPIFVIANLDKHYHNPVFIIAADIPLVEIKTICELSNLNSPVALASDGKHLHYLCGFYHPSVAIIARQMIQDGDLRLSNLAKKCGFKSLEFENSKQFFNINTKDEYEKANICSSISFL from the coding sequence GTGCAAAATGCATTGATACTAGCAGGGGGCAAAAGCTCTAGAATGGGTGTGGATAAAACCATGCTGGAGTTTAGAGGCTTTGCTAGTATCACTCATTTTTTATATGATAGGTTAAAAGTTGCTTTTGATGATATTAAAGTAGCCACAAAACAGAGTAAATTTAATCCATCTTTACCTATTTTGCTTGATGGGTTTGATGAGTTTGCGCCTATTTTTGTAATAGCAAATTTAGATAAACACTATCATAATCCAGTATTTATAATAGCAGCTGATATACCGCTAGTAGAGATCAAAACCATATGCGAATTATCAAATTTAAATAGCCCAGTAGCCTTAGCAAGTGATGGCAAACATCTACACTATCTATGCGGATTTTATCATCCTAGCGTTGCCATAATAGCTAGGCAGATGATTCAAGATGGGGATTTAAGATTATCAAATTTAGCTAAAAAATGCGGTTTTAAGAGTTTGGAATTTGAAAATTCCAAGCAGTTTTTTAATATAAATACCAAAGATGAGTATGAAAAAGCTAATATTTGTAGCTCTATTTCTTTTCTATAA
- a CDS encoding AI-2E family transporter codes for MRFNLVAIASFVIIIGGLSLASSIVVPFLLAVFIAIIIYPILELMSKIHINRFFAFIILIGICGSGLWFLGSVVASAILKFSTDLPLYKTKIDIFIDNLILYVKDRADINISNNILSFINIDKLITTTSNLLLQTGSLVTQSFLVFLLLAFILFESQIFKDKVAYFAAKDPTTLHIANTFISNLKRYLAIKTISSIATGVIVWGFLVLFDVPHALLWAILAFILNYIPTIGSIIAAIPAILVSLAVNGLSVTLWLTLIYLMVNVAIGNFIEPKFLGKGLGISTLVVILSLLFWGFVFGIGGMFLAVPLTMSIKIALDANPRTKFISVLLSN; via the coding sequence TTGAGATTTAATCTAGTTGCGATTGCTAGTTTTGTTATTATAATTGGCGGACTTAGCCTAGCTAGTTCTATTGTGGTGCCATTTTTACTTGCAGTTTTTATAGCTATTATTATTTACCCAATTTTAGAGCTTATGAGTAAAATTCACATTAACCGCTTCTTTGCCTTTATCATTTTGATTGGAATTTGCGGTAGTGGGCTTTGGTTTTTAGGTAGTGTAGTCGCTTCAGCAATTTTAAAATTTAGCACCGATTTGCCACTTTATAAGACCAAAATTGATATATTTATAGATAATCTTATACTTTATGTTAAAGATAGAGCAGATATTAATATAAGCAATAATATACTAAGCTTTATAAATATAGATAAATTGATTACAACCACATCAAATTTACTCCTTCAAACAGGAAGTCTTGTTACGCAATCTTTTTTAGTCTTTTTGCTTTTAGCTTTTATCTTATTTGAGTCTCAAATTTTTAAAGATAAGGTTGCCTATTTTGCCGCCAAAGACCCAACTACACTTCATATAGCCAATACATTTATATCAAATTTAAAACGCTACCTAGCCATCAAAACCATCTCATCTATCGCCACTGGCGTGATTGTGTGGGGATTTTTAGTGCTCTTTGATGTGCCTCACGCCTTGCTTTGGGCGATTTTAGCTTTTATACTAAATTACATACCAACAATTGGCTCCATCATAGCAGCAATCCCAGCAATTTTAGTAAGCCTAGCAGTAAATGGTCTAAGCGTAACTTTATGGCTTACGCTTATCTATTTGATGGTAAATGTGGCTATTGGAAATTTCATAGAGCCTAAATTTTTAGGCAAAGGACTTGGAATATCGACTCTTGTTGTGATTTTAAGTTTGCTTTTTTGGGGATTTGTATTTGGGATTGGCGGAATGTTTTTAGCTGTGCCACTAACTATGAGTATCAAAATCGCCCTAGATGCAAACCCAAGAACGAAATTTATCTCCGTTTTACTAAGTAACTAA
- the leuC gene encoding 3-isopropylmalate dehydratase large subunit, whose product MKQTITEKIFSEHVGKEVFAGQIVESNIDMVIGNDITTPISIKAFRQSGAKKLANPNGFAIVMDHYIPAKDIMSANQAKISRDFAYEHDLPNFFDEKDMGIEHALMPEKGLVVPGDVIIGADSHTCTHGAIGAFSTGMGSTDLAYAMITGKNWFKVPPTIKVEFIGKPAEHIYGKDLILEVIRQIGVDGALYKALEFTGDAIAYLDMDSRFSLCNMAIEAGGKSGIIAVDDVTKEFLSKVNLRSEPKIHYSDEGANYEKILTIDVSKLEPVVAYPFLPSNGKSISQAVKDDIKIDQAFIGSCTNGRLSDLRIAAKILKGKKVAKHTRLIITPATQKIALTAQKEGLMDIFVEAGAVVSNPTCGACLGGYMGILGSGERCISTTNRNFVGRMGDRTSEVYLANSAVAAASAIAGKIVDPRDI is encoded by the coding sequence ATGAAACAGACAATAACAGAAAAAATTTTTAGCGAGCATGTAGGCAAAGAGGTATTCGCAGGACAGATCGTAGAGAGCAATATAGATATGGTTATAGGTAACGACATTACCACGCCAATATCCATAAAAGCATTTAGACAAAGCGGTGCTAAAAAACTTGCTAATCCAAATGGCTTTGCTATAGTGATGGATCACTACATTCCAGCAAAGGATATAATGAGTGCAAACCAAGCTAAGATTAGTAGGGATTTTGCCTATGAGCATGATTTACCAAATTTCTTTGATGAGAAAGATATGGGTATAGAGCACGCTTTAATGCCTGAAAAAGGTCTTGTAGTGCCAGGAGATGTGATAATAGGCGCTGATTCTCATACCTGTACTCATGGGGCCATTGGTGCGTTTAGCACAGGTATGGGAAGCACTGATTTAGCATATGCGATGATAACTGGCAAAAACTGGTTTAAGGTGCCTCCTACGATTAAGGTTGAGTTTATCGGTAAACCAGCAGAGCATATATATGGCAAAGATTTGATACTAGAGGTTATCCGCCAAATCGGAGTAGATGGAGCTTTATATAAGGCGCTTGAATTTACAGGCGATGCTATAGCGTATTTAGATATGGATAGTAGATTTAGCCTTTGTAATATGGCGATTGAAGCTGGTGGCAAAAGCGGTATAATCGCAGTTGATGATGTGACTAAAGAGTTTTTAAGCAAGGTAAATTTAAGAAGTGAGCCTAAAATTCACTATAGCGATGAGGGTGCAAATTATGAAAAAATCCTAACAATAGATGTAAGCAAACTAGAGCCAGTAGTAGCATATCCATTCTTGCCAAGCAATGGCAAAAGCATAAGCCAAGCTGTTAAAGATGATATTAAAATAGATCAAGCCTTCATAGGTAGCTGCACGAATGGTAGATTAAGCGATTTAAGGATCGCAGCTAAAATCCTAAAAGGCAAAAAAGTAGCCAAACACACAAGATTAATAATCACCCCAGCCACGCAAAAGATTGCCCTTACAGCACAAAAAGAGGGTTTAATGGATATATTTGTAGAAGCTGGAGCGGTAGTAAGTAATCCAACTTGTGGGGCTTGTCTTGGTGGATATATGGGGATTTTGGGCTCAGGCGAGAGATGCATTAGCACTACAAATAGAAATTTCGTAGGTAGAATGGGCGATAGGACAAGCGAAGTCTATCTAGCTAATTCAGCAGTAGCCGCAGCGAGTGCAATAGCTGGAAAAATCGTAGATCCAAGAGATATATAA
- a CDS encoding MoaD/ThiS family protein, with protein MVKVEFLGPIGVSAMELEVKNLAELKEILSQNSQISKWLELCAVALNDEIVSDINQELKNGDKICILPPVCGG; from the coding sequence ATGGTAAAAGTGGAATTTTTAGGGCCAATTGGCGTTAGTGCGATGGAGCTGGAAGTCAAAAATTTAGCTGAATTAAAAGAGATTTTATCACAAAATTCTCAAATTTCAAAATGGCTAGAGCTATGCGCTGTAGCCTTAAACGATGAGATAGTAAGCGATATAAATCAAGAGTTAAAAAATGGCGATAAAATCTGCATTTTACCACCAGTTTGTGGGGGCTAA
- a CDS encoding NFACT RNA binding domain-containing protein, with product MKYKILTQISEFLSKFHKISSIKRVGDLMIAIKFDGSYELIFDLNKSHSSIYKSEQIQIKEYKAPFDILLKKRLNSAKILSIQTLPNNRILAIKTAFSGSYKQVISTLYLEFTGRFTNAIICDENGVILEALSHFENAKRSIKVGKILTLLDEVQIKEKPSEIIEDFDRYFIDEFSKITLNNLNLLKANKIANLDKKIEILNRNLSILETSQELENRAKELNEMGNLIISNLHNLSNYERDLRLIDYAGNEVQIKIDTQPKIAANEMFKTSKKLKQKASNIEIQKENLLTKLEFLNSLKNAISSSSDISEIEILSPKKQGQKSQDKFSDLVENFYINGYKISLGKSQKGNEFLLKNAKKDDFWFHLKDRPSTHVIIKSNKQNLSDEVALFAAKLCAKFSTKSAGVYEVDYTKRQNVKIQNGAFVNYINYKTISIKI from the coding sequence ATGAAATATAAAATTTTAACCCAAATATCAGAGTTCTTGTCTAAATTTCATAAAATCTCATCTATTAAAAGAGTAGGCGATCTTATGATTGCGATTAAATTTGATGGGAGTTATGAGCTGATATTTGATCTAAATAAATCCCACTCATCTATCTATAAAAGCGAACAAATTCAGATAAAAGAGTATAAAGCCCCTTTTGATATTTTGCTTAAAAAGCGTTTAAATTCAGCCAAAATCCTAAGCATACAGACCTTACCAAATAACAGAATACTCGCTATCAAAACAGCCTTTAGTGGCTCATATAAGCAGGTTATTAGCACCCTTTATTTGGAATTTACAGGGCGATTTACCAATGCGATAATATGCGATGAAAATGGGGTAATTCTAGAAGCCCTTAGCCACTTTGAGAATGCTAAAAGAAGTATAAAGGTTGGTAAAATTTTAACCTTGCTTGATGAAGTTCAGATAAAAGAGAAGCCAAGTGAAATTATAGAGGATTTTGATAGATATTTTATAGATGAATTTAGCAAAATCACTCTAAATAATCTTAATCTATTAAAGGCAAATAAGATCGCAAATTTAGATAAAAAAATTGAGATTTTAAATAGAAATTTATCCATCTTAGAAACCAGCCAAGAGCTAGAAAATAGAGCCAAAGAGCTTAATGAAATGGGAAATTTGATAATTTCAAATTTACATAATTTAAGCAATTATGAGCGTGATTTAAGGCTTATTGATTATGCTGGAAATGAGGTTCAAATCAAGATAGATACTCAGCCTAAAATAGCTGCAAATGAGATGTTTAAAACTAGTAAAAAATTAAAACAAAAAGCAAGTAATATCGAAATTCAAAAAGAGAATTTACTAACCAAGCTAGAGTTTTTAAATTCCTTAAAAAATGCGATAAGCTCAAGTAGCGATATAAGCGAAATAGAGATTTTATCCCCTAAAAAGCAAGGGCAAAAAAGCCAAGATAAATTTAGCGATTTAGTAGAAAATTTCTATATCAATGGCTATAAAATCAGCCTTGGAAAAAGCCAAAAAGGGAATGAATTTTTACTAAAAAATGCCAAAAAAGATGATTTTTGGTTTCATCTAAAAGATCGCCCTAGCACCCATGTGATAATAAAATCAAATAAACAAAATTTAAGCGATGAAGTAGCGCTCTTTGCAGCAAAATTATGCGCAAAATTTAGCACCAAATCAGCTGGAGTTTATGAGGTTGATTACACAAAAAGACAAAATGTCAAAATCCAAAATGGAGCCTTTGTAAATTATATAAATTACAAAACTATATCAATTAAAATTTAA
- the aspA gene encoding aspartate ammonia-lyase, whose product MGTRKEHDFIGELEISDDVYYGVQTFRAVENFNISHDRLKNFPRFVRAITRVKKAAAMANCELGLLDKEKESAIIAACDKILAGGYYDQFVVDMIQGGAGTSTNMNANEVIANIALEHLGHKKGEYQYLHPNDHVNLSQSTNDAYPTALHLALHDYLTDLATAMGYLKKSYERKAEEFKDVLKMGRTQLQDAVPMTLGREFKTFAVMIGEDIERILEVRKLVLEVNLGGTAIGTGINSHPDYPKVVEKKLREVTGHEYQVAEDLIEATQDTGVYVQISGVLKRVATKLSKVCNDLRLLSSGPKCGLNEINLPKMQPGSSIMPGKVNPVIPEVVNQVCYSVIGADVTVTFACEGGQLQLNVFEPVVAYSLFNSIIMLEKAMKTLADKCIDGITANEKICSDFVYNSIGIVTAFNPYIGYEKSASIAKEALQTGKSVADICLERGYLTKVEIDKILTPANMLNPHMGEK is encoded by the coding sequence ATGGGTACAAGAAAAGAACACGATTTTATAGGCGAGTTAGAAATTAGTGATGATGTCTATTATGGCGTCCAAACATTTAGAGCAGTTGAAAATTTCAACATATCTCACGATAGGTTAAAAAATTTCCCTAGATTTGTCCGTGCTATCACAAGAGTTAAAAAAGCAGCTGCGATGGCAAACTGCGAATTAGGTCTTTTAGATAAGGAAAAAGAGAGTGCTATAATAGCAGCTTGCGATAAAATTCTAGCTGGTGGATACTATGATCAGTTTGTAGTAGATATGATCCAAGGTGGAGCTGGAACTTCAACAAATATGAATGCTAATGAAGTTATAGCCAATATCGCTTTAGAGCATTTAGGTCATAAAAAAGGCGAGTATCAATACCTCCATCCAAACGACCATGTAAATTTAAGCCAAAGCACAAATGACGCATATCCTACAGCACTTCACTTAGCACTACATGATTATTTAACTGATTTAGCCACAGCTATGGGATACCTTAAAAAATCTTATGAGAGAAAGGCTGAGGAGTTTAAAGATGTGCTAAAAATGGGTAGAACGCAACTTCAAGATGCGGTGCCTATGACCTTAGGGCGTGAGTTTAAAACCTTTGCGGTTATGATAGGCGAAGATATTGAGAGGATATTAGAAGTTAGAAAGCTAGTATTAGAAGTAAATTTGGGCGGAACTGCGATAGGTACAGGTATCAACTCTCATCCAGACTATCCAAAAGTAGTAGAGAAAAAATTAAGAGAGGTAACAGGCCATGAGTATCAAGTCGCAGAAGATTTGATAGAAGCCACTCAAGATACTGGCGTGTATGTCCAAATTTCTGGTGTGTTAAAAAGGGTAGCTACAAAATTATCAAAAGTATGTAATGACCTAAGACTTCTAAGCTCAGGACCAAAATGCGGTCTAAATGAGATAAATCTACCAAAAATGCAACCAGGTAGCTCTATTATGCCTGGAAAGGTAAATCCAGTTATCCCTGAAGTGGTAAATCAAGTTTGCTACTCAGTTATCGGTGCTGATGTTACCGTAACATTTGCTTGCGAAGGCGGTCAATTACAACTAAATGTATTTGAGCCAGTTGTGGCTTATAGCCTATTTAACTCAATTATTATGCTAGAAAAAGCTATGAAAACTCTAGCTGATAAGTGTATCGATGGAATTACAGCTAATGAGAAAATTTGTAGCGATTTTGTCTATAACTCTATTGGTATCGTTACAGCATTTAACCCATATATCGGCTATGAAAAATCAGCAAGTATCGCTAAAGAAGCCCTTCAAACAGGCAAAAGTGTAGCAGATATATGTCTAGAGCGTGGATATTTAACAAAAGTAGAAATTGATAAAATTTTAACCCCTGCAAATATGCTTAATCCGCATATGGGCGAGAAATAA
- a CDS encoding phospholipase A, which yields MKKLIFVALFLFYNLAFGADKLYQKALEFEANGDKENALKYYKLSAQKSLNLDAKQPPQTTTLKSDELFWGISAYHLNYFMPLSYSSPNSLKKSISSQFQISLKKLIFDDLLGFDERYYFAYTQISWWDLYSDSAPFYETNYQPELFVEIPLNYPNLANLKFGFLHDSNGKDDELSRSWNRVYVAVDFKLDNLTITPRVYKRIPDKKDDNPKIQNYKGRGDINLDYHMDNGSIFKAVFTNNLKFDKTNKSSLELGYLYPIKNGFYLYLSGFSGYAKSLQSYDKYQNAINLGIAFTR from the coding sequence ATGAAAAAGCTAATATTTGTAGCTCTATTTCTTTTCTATAATCTTGCCTTTGGTGCGGATAAATTATATCAAAAGGCCTTAGAATTCGAAGCTAATGGCGATAAGGAAAACGCATTAAAATACTATAAACTCTCAGCTCAAAAATCTCTAAATTTAGACGCCAAACAGCCACCACAAACCACAACGCTTAAGAGCGATGAGCTATTTTGGGGGATTAGTGCTTATCATCTTAACTACTTTATGCCCCTATCATACTCCAGTCCAAATAGCCTAAAAAAGAGTATCTCAAGCCAGTTTCAAATAAGCCTTAAAAAGCTGATTTTTGATGATTTATTAGGCTTTGATGAGCGTTACTATTTTGCTTATACTCAAATTTCGTGGTGGGATCTATACTCTGATTCGGCCCCATTTTATGAGACGAACTATCAGCCTGAATTATTTGTAGAAATCCCGCTTAATTACCCAAATTTAGCCAATCTCAAATTTGGCTTTTTACACGATTCTAATGGCAAAGATGATGAGCTATCAAGGTCGTGGAATAGGGTTTATGTGGCTGTTGATTTTAAGCTAGATAACCTTACAATCACCCCAAGAGTATATAAAAGAATTCCCGATAAAAAAGATGATAACCCAAAGATTCAAAACTACAAAGGCAGAGGCGATATAAATTTAGATTATCATATGGATAATGGCTCGATTTTCAAAGCAGTTTTTACAAATAATCTTAAATTTGATAAGACAAATAAAAGCTCATTAGAGTTAGGCTATCTATATCCTATTAAAAATGGATTTTATCTATATCTATCTGGATTTAGTGGTTATGCTAAGAGCCTTCAAAGCTATGATAAATATCAAAACGCCATAAATCTAGGCATAGCATTTACAAGATAA
- the dapF gene encoding diaminopimelate epimerase, with translation MQLSKYNASGNDFIIFQAIDNAKFYSINRSDLAVRLCDRFNGVGADGLIIIKRSKGDSDFAWEFYNSDGSEAAMCGNGSRAAALYAYKNQICDNSCSFETGAGIIRATIDENSVEVALSQPKRLSEPFYEMGLEWNFYDTGVPHLVSFVDDLAKFDLEICKAMRKKYNANVNYAKFDGQRLFVRTFERGVENETNACGTGMAAAFFTGFERFGLDKKASVMPKSKEILSLRFDGVRIHFGGKVSHIFDTAIY, from the coding sequence ATGCAACTTTCAAAATACAACGCAAGTGGTAATGACTTTATCATATTTCAAGCTATTGATAATGCCAAATTTTATAGTATTAACCGCAGTGATTTGGCCGTTAGATTATGCGATAGATTTAATGGTGTGGGTGCTGATGGGCTAATCATCATTAAGCGTTCCAAAGGCGATAGTGATTTTGCGTGGGAGTTTTACAATAGCGATGGGAGCGAGGCTGCGATGTGTGGCAATGGTAGCCGTGCGGCTGCGTTATATGCTTATAAAAATCAAATTTGTGATAATAGTTGTAGCTTTGAAACTGGCGCTGGGATTATCCGAGCTACCATTGATGAAAATAGCGTAGAAGTCGCATTAAGTCAGCCAAAAAGGCTAAGTGAGCCATTTTATGAGATGGGGCTTGAGTGGAACTTTTATGATACTGGGGTGCCACATTTAGTGAGCTTTGTAGATGATTTGGCTAAATTTGATTTAGAGATTTGTAAAGCGATGCGTAAAAAATATAATGCTAATGTCAATTACGCTAAATTCGATGGGCAAAGGCTCTTTGTAAGGACTTTTGAGCGTGGCGTAGAAAATGAGACTAATGCTTGCGGCACTGGGATGGCGGCGGCGTTTTTTACCGGATTTGAGAGATTTGGGCTTGATAAAAAGGCTAGTGTAATGCCTAAAAGCAAGGAGATTTTAAGCCTTAGATTTGATGGGGTTAGAATACATTTTGGTGGTAAGGTAAGCCATATTTTTGATACGGCGATATATTAG
- a CDS encoding molybdopterin synthase catalytic subunit, which produces MELYDGALNANEITNRWYNDNKLKNYGAIMSFVGVVRDEGGIEGLSFDLYEPILKSWFDRWQEIAKAQNAIILMAHSKGDVAVHETSFIAGVCSPQRKVALNLINEFVEDFKANAPIWKYDLVNNERIYALKRSQKLQNAGILA; this is translated from the coding sequence ATGGAGCTATATGATGGAGCGTTAAATGCTAATGAGATTACAAACCGCTGGTATAATGATAATAAGCTAAAAAATTATGGAGCCATTATGAGCTTTGTGGGCGTGGTGCGTGATGAAGGCGGGATAGAGGGACTTAGCTTTGATCTATATGAGCCGATTTTAAAATCGTGGTTTGATCGTTGGCAAGAAATAGCAAAGGCTCAAAATGCCATAATTTTAATGGCTCATAGCAAAGGGGATGTGGCTGTGCATGAGACAAGCTTTATAGCTGGAGTTTGTAGCCCACAAAGAAAAGTCGCCTTAAATCTCATAAATGAATTTGTGGAGGACTTTAAGGCAAATGCCCCCATATGGAAGTATGATTTAGTAAATAATGAGAGAATCTACGCTCTTAAAAGAAGTCAAAAGCTACAAAACGCTGGTATTTTGGCATAG
- the fliQ gene encoding flagellar biosynthesis protein FliQ — translation MQGDLIGLGVETFKLALLISLPMLMAGLIAGLLISIFQATTQINEMTLSFVPKIILVVIVIIFLMPWMMSLMIDFTERILNMIPTFIQ, via the coding sequence ATGCAAGGCGATCTAATCGGTCTTGGGGTTGAGACCTTTAAACTGGCTTTATTAATCAGCCTTCCGATGCTAATGGCTGGGCTAATTGCTGGGCTATTAATCAGTATATTTCAAGCTACAACACAGATAAATGAGATGACTTTAAGCTTCGTGCCTAAGATAATTTTGGTCGTTATAGTGATTATATTTTTGATGCCGTGGATGATGAGTTTGATGATTGATTTTACCGAGCGAATTTTAAATATGATACCAACTTTTATACAATGA
- a CDS encoding menaquinone biosynthesis family protein yields the protein MKNISVAHSPDADDIFMYSAINLGWVGSEILRFNSKADDIETLNKSALRGEFDASAISFGLYPFIWQDYALLRTAVSFGNGYGPKLIKKKGVNLKPNFKVALSGEYTTNALLFKIAYPNARVIYKNFLDIESAVLSGEVDAGVLIHESILEFSSELCVEREIWDIWCELRGDESLPLPLGGMAIRRSLPLTDAIECERVLTKAVKIAYDNKNLLSKMLLERNLVRVDDKKLEIYLNLYANDSSISMDETQIKALNRLFEIGFERGFYSALIKAEPNLIPSEYLKSRMS from the coding sequence TTGAAAAATATAAGTGTAGCTCACTCGCCTGATGCGGATGATATATTTATGTATAGTGCGATAAATTTAGGCTGGGTTGGTAGTGAAATTTTGCGTTTTAATTCTAAAGCTGATGATATAGAAACGCTCAATAAAAGTGCTTTAAGAGGCGAATTTGACGCTAGTGCGATTAGCTTTGGGCTATATCCATTTATATGGCAAGATTATGCGCTTTTGCGGACTGCTGTGAGCTTTGGTAATGGATATGGCCCAAAACTGATAAAGAAAAAAGGGGTTAATCTAAAGCCAAATTTCAAAGTAGCTTTGAGCGGCGAATATACTACAAATGCGCTTTTATTTAAAATAGCTTATCCAAATGCTAGGGTGATTTATAAAAATTTTTTGGATATTGAGAGTGCTGTTTTAAGCGGAGAAGTCGATGCTGGGGTGCTGATACATGAGAGTATTTTGGAATTTAGTAGTGAGCTATGCGTGGAGCGTGAAATTTGGGATATTTGGTGCGAACTTAGGGGAGATGAGAGCTTGCCGCTGCCACTTGGCGGAATGGCGATTAGAAGAAGTCTTCCATTAACTGATGCCATAGAGTGTGAAAGGGTTTTGACTAAGGCTGTCAAGATCGCTTATGATAATAAAAATTTGCTCTCTAAAATGCTTTTAGAGCGAAACTTAGTCCGTGTCGATGATAAAAAGCTTGAAATTTATCTAAATTTATACGCAAATGATAGCTCTATAAGTATGGATGAAACACAGATAAAAGCCTTAAATAGGCTATTTGAGATTGGTTTTGAGCGTGGATTTTATAGTGCTTTGATAAAAGCTGAGCCAAACCTTATCCCTAGCGAGTATCTAAAAAGTAGGATGAGCTAA
- a CDS encoding UDP-N-acetylmuramate dehydrogenase: MKIDFSKYSSVKIGGVFEVEELSEMIEFDGVMIGGANNILISPNPPKMGILSPKFDYIKLENGVLKIGAKTSSAKIYKFTKDNNLGGFEFIKKIPGTLGGLISMNAGIKEYEISQNLKCVSTSKGLKSSSECEFRYRGSNIDGVIFEASFEITKEFDDELSDYLNQKRDNQPNGASFGSCFANPKGDYAGRLIEAAGLKGFRIGGCGFSHKHANFLINYGGGTFEDALNLINLAKERVWEMFGISLRCEVVIL, encoded by the coding sequence ATGAAGATTGATTTTAGCAAGTATAGCTCTGTGAAGATCGGCGGAGTTTTTGAAGTAGAAGAGCTAAGCGAGATGATCGAGTTTGATGGGGTGATGATAGGTGGGGCAAATAATATTTTGATCTCACCTAATCCCCCTAAAATGGGGATTTTAAGCCCTAAATTTGACTATATCAAACTAGAAAATGGGGTGCTAAAAATCGGTGCTAAAACAAGTAGCGCAAAAATATATAAATTCACCAAAGATAATAATCTAGGTGGCTTTGAGTTTATCAAGAAAATCCCCGGAACGCTTGGGGGATTAATCTCTATGAATGCTGGGATAAAAGAGTATGAAATCAGCCAAAATTTAAAGTGTGTATCCACCTCAAAAGGGTTAAAAAGCAGTAGCGAGTGCGAATTTAGATATAGAGGCTCAAATATTGATGGTGTGATATTTGAAGCGAGTTTTGAGATTACAAAAGAGTTTGATGATGAGCTAAGTGATTATCTAAACCAAAAGCGTGATAATCAGCCAAATGGCGCTAGCTTTGGGTCGTGCTTTGCTAATCCTAAGGGGGATTATGCTGGTAGGCTCATAGAGGCAGCTGGGCTAAAAGGATTTAGGATAGGTGGGTGCGGATTTAGCCATAAACATGCTAATTTTTTGATAAATTATGGTGGTGGCACATTTGAAGATGCCTTAAATCTTATAAATTTAGCCAAAGAGCGAGTTTGGGAGATGTTTGGTATTAGCTTAAGGTGCGAGGTAGTTATCTTGTAA